The DNA window TtcagctcaaccatctgttaaGGACTCATTCTTTAATCAAGTTGCAGCATTGTCTCATGCAGGTCTGCTTTTACTTGCAAATGCTCAGAGGAATGCTATATATGCTGTACACTTAGAATATGGTTCTAATCCTGAATCAACACGCATGGATTATATAGCTGAGTTTACTGTGACCATGCCCATTCTGAGTTTTACTGGGACAAGTGATATATTACCTCATGGTGAACATATTGTTCAGGTTTATTGTGTTCAAACACAGGCCATTCAGCAGTATGCTTTGGATTTAGCCCAATGCCTGCCACCACCATTTGAAAATGTGGGACTAGAGAAGCCAGATTCCTCTGTTTCCCGAGATGCTGATGGATTCAGTACTGTGGACTCATCTGGTGTTAGAGCATCTGAAATGTCGTCAGCCAGTTCTGCTTCCAAAACAATGTCACAAGGTGGTAGCACTGAGAGTGCACTTGCTGGAAGATACCCTTTAAGCTCTGGCTATATTGAGGGACCTACTTCGGCTCCATCCAGTAGTGATGCTGATATTGTTTGTGTTCCATCTCCGCCTCTTCCTTTGAGCCCAAGGTTGTCTAGGAAACTGTCTGATTTCAGGAGTTCACAATCTAATTTGGGTGACCATGTTGGGGACCAATCCATTAATGATTATTCAGTTGACAGACAAATGCCTACTATTCATAGGAACTTGTCTGATGCACCACTGATGAATaatgatttgaagaatgatgagAAAGTCAAACAGGATGATATTTCGAGCGTACTTAATCCCTCTGTTATGTTTAAGCAACCAACTCACCTGGTTACTCCTTCTGAAATCATTAAGGCCGGTTCTCCCCCTGAGacaaatataattgatagaaATAGTGAAGGAGATACAAAGATCCCAGATGTGGTTGATTTGGGTAATGCTGAAGTAGAAGTGAAAGTGGTCGGTGAGGCTACACCTGATCAGAGCGATGAGTATAATCATCAGGGATCACAACAAAACCTACTTTCTGATGTTAAAGAAAAATACTTTTGCTCTCAGGCTTCAGATCTTGGTATTGAGATGACGCGAGAATGCTGTGCAATATCAGGGGGAACTTATATTACAGGGGAACCAGGGCAAGTTGATCTCAGTTTAGGGGAATCACTTTCCCAAACTTCTAATGCTGGTGAGGATGGACTGCAAGACTCGACAAAAGATGTGCACGAAAAGATTTCTAACTCATCTGCATCCATGACAGTACCACCTTCACCTGCACCTAACACAAAAGGGAAGAGACAGAAGGGCAAAAATTCTCAAGCATCTAGTCCATCTTCCCCATCTCCAAGTGCATGCAATTCAGTTGATTTGTCAAATGAAGTaggtggaagttcaaacctccCATCTGCTGAAAATGCATTTCATCAAATTCTAGCAATGCAAGAATCAATTAATCAGGTATCGTTCAGGAGTTTTGTGCTGGTCACATGAATAACTAATACTGTATTATATTCAATGTATTAATATGTGGAGGTTGTAATgcattttgtatatttttaggaaaaagcCTCATGATGCCAAGATTTTGTAGTACATATGTTCATTGAAAAGTGACCATCTAAATTAAAGCTTATATTTCCATATATTAGGAGCTTAAGGGCATGTAGGATGTATATGTTTGTACACCTATTGAATTTTAACCAAGTCAATATAGGATAAGCCAAGAAATTGTATTTTACAGGATTGTACTTAGTATGTTTTGGTAGTTTTACTTGCTGaagattttttttctccttGCTTGGCAGTTATTGACTATGCAAAAAGAGATGCAGAAGCAAATGACAATGATGGTTACAGTTCCAGTTACAAAAGAAGGTAGAAGGCTTGAGGCAGCCCTGGGGAGAACTATGGAAAAAGCTGTCAAGGCCAATATGGATGCTTTGTGGGCTCGAATTCAAGAGGAGAATGCAAAAAATGAAAAGTTGTTACGAGATCGTATTCAGCATGTTACAGGTTTGATTAGTAACTTTATGAATAAGGATCTACCAGCAATATTGGAGAAAATACTAAAGAAGGAAATAGCTTCAGTGGGTCCAGCTGCAGTCCGTGCAATGACCCCCACTATTGAGAAAATAATATCTTCAGCCATTGTAGATTCTTTCCAGGTTAGtgaattgtgtatatatatatcttcAGCCATTGGGTGTTAGATTGAACTCAATGAAGTTGTATTGTGGATCTAATAGACACTTTTTACCAGAGAGGAGTAGGTGATAAGGCAGTAAATCAACTTGATAAATCAGTCAATGCAAAACTTGAAGCCACTGTTGCCAGGCAAATTCAAGCACAGTTTCAGACAACTGGAAAACAAGTGCTTCAGGTCTCACTTGCTTTCACTTGAACTATGTtgtatattcattcaatctggcAATCTGGCATTTTTCTTTGTAAAAAAGAATTCATCATGTTCACCATTGTAAAATAATTTCTCTG is part of the Arachis duranensis cultivar V14167 chromosome 1, aradu.V14167.gnm2.J7QH, whole genome shotgun sequence genome and encodes:
- the LOC110272363 gene encoding enhancer of mRNA-decapping protein 4 → MALLTNHDQQQQQQPQPPPQLPQQSSQPLSASAPISSMGMLSAANAAAAALNRVASSKVPRGRRLAGDHVVYDVDVRLPGEVQPQLEVAPITKYGSDPNLVLGRQIAVNKSYICYGLKQGNIRVLNIHTAVRSLLKGHNQRVTDLAFFAEDVHLLASVGTDGRVFVWKISEGPDDEDKPQITANIVIAIQMVGEEKVENPRICWHCHKQEILIIGMGRHVLRIDTTKVGNGEAFVTEDTLRCPLDKLIDGVQLVGTHDGEVTDLSMCQWMRNRLVSASHDGTIKIWEDRKTQPLAVMRPHDGHPVFSATFFTAPHRPDHIVLITGGPQNREVKLWVSASEEGWLLPSDAESWKCTQTLELRSSAQPSVKDSFFNQVAALSHAGLLLLANAQRNAIYAVHLEYGSNPESTRMDYIAEFTVTMPILSFTGTSDILPHGEHIVQVYCVQTQAIQQYALDLAQCLPPPFENVGLEKPDSSVSRDADGFSTVDSSGVRASEMSSASSASKTMSQGGSTESALAGRYPLSSGYIEGPTSAPSSSDADIVCVPSPPLPLSPRLSRKLSDFRSSQSNLGDHVGDQSINDYSVDRQMPTIHRNLSDAPLMNNDLKNDEKVKQDDISSVLNPSVMFKQPTHLVTPSEIIKAGSPPETNIIDRNSEGDTKIPDVVDLGNAEVEVKVVGEATPDQSDEYNHQGSQQNLLSDVKEKYFCSQASDLGIEMTRECCAISGGTYITGEPGQVDLSLGESLSQTSNAGEDGLQDSTKDVHEKISNSSASMTVPPSPAPNTKGKRQKGKNSQASSPSSPSPSACNSVDLSNEVGGSSNLPSAENAFHQILAMQESINQLLTMQKEMQKQMTMMVTVPVTKEGRRLEAALGRTMEKAVKANMDALWARIQEENAKNEKLLRDRIQHVTGLISNFMNKDLPAILEKILKKEIASVGPAAVRAMTPTIEKIISSAIVDSFQRGVGDKAVNQLDKSVNAKLEATVARQIQAQFQTTGKQVLQDALKSSFEISVVPAFEKSCKAMFDQVDSTFQKGMVEHSTSVQQRLESGHTSLAMTLRESINSASSVTQTLSREVLEGQRKLMAYATAGANSGTLNPLPIQLNNGPLLREKVEVPLDPKQELARLIAERKFEEAFTGALQRSDVSIVSWLCSQVDLHGLLSMVPLPLTQGVVLSLLQQLACDINNDTSRKIAWMTDVAAAINPSDPMIAMHVRPIFEQVYQILNHQRSLPTMTGPDLSSIRLLLHVIHSMLMTCK